Proteins from one Microbacterium proteolyticum genomic window:
- a CDS encoding pyruvate carboxylase encodes MFSKILVANRGEIAIRAFRAAYEVGARTVAVYPYEDRASLHRLKADEAYQIGERGHPVRAYLDVDEIIRVARECGADAIYPGYGFLSENPELAEKAAAHGITFIGPPADVLSMAGNKVTAKEHAVAAEVPVLRSTPASDDVDALVAQADEIGFPLFAKAVAGGGGRGMRRVESLGELAPALAEAMREAQSAFGDPRMFLEQAVQRPRHVEVQILADATGETVHLFERDCSVQRRHQKVIEIAPAPNLDDTVRADLHRYAVAFARSIGYQNAGTVEFLLETAGPRAGEVVFIEMNPRIQVEHTVTEEVTDVDLVQSQMRIAAGQTLADLQLTQDQIRLRGAALQCRITTEDPTQGFRPDTGKITTYRSPGGAGVRLDGGTTAAGSQISPHFDSMLSKLTCRGRDFPAAVARARRALAEFRIRGVSTNIPFLQAVLDDPAFVAGDLSTSFIDERPELLRGRESKDRGTKVLSWLVDTTVNRPNGDNPLSVEPGSKLPVIDLAAPAPAGSRQRLQELGPAGFARALREQTALAVTETTFRDAHQSLLATRVRTRDLARVAPYVARLTPQLLSVEAWGGATYDVALRFLGEDPWERLDVLRQALPNVAIQMLLRGRNTVGYTPYPTEVTDAFVAEAAASGIDIFRIFDALNDVSQMRPAIDAVLATGTAVTEVAVCYTGDLLDPGEDLYTLDYYLRLAEQIVEAGAHILAVKDMAGLLRPAAAARLVTALRERFDVPVHVHTHDTAGGQLATLLAASAAGADAVDAAAAPMSGTTSQPSLSALVAALAHTERDTGLDLAAVSDLEPYWEAVRHLYRPFESGLPGPTGRVYHHEIPGGQLSNLRQQAIALGLADDFELIEDMYAAANRILGRVPKVTPSSKVVGDLALHLAAVKADPDDFERNPEKYDVPDSVVSFMAGELGDLPGGWPEPFRSKVLAGRDVKPGVTPLTPEDTAALAGDAATRRARLNALLFPAPTRTFLETRAAYGDLSVLDTADYLYGLRAGEEHTVEIERGVQLFVGLEAIGDADDKGMRTVMTTLNGQLRPVFVRDRSIDVQARQAEKADTSKPGQVAAPFSGVVTLKAAAGDRVAAGQAVASIEAMKMEAAITSPVDGVVERLTVAPTQQVEAGDLLLVVRPSQ; translated from the coding sequence ATGTTCTCGAAAATCCTGGTCGCCAATCGCGGAGAGATCGCCATCCGCGCGTTCCGCGCCGCCTACGAGGTGGGAGCCCGCACCGTCGCGGTCTACCCCTACGAGGATCGCGCGTCGCTGCACCGACTGAAAGCCGACGAGGCGTACCAGATCGGGGAGCGCGGGCACCCGGTGCGCGCCTATCTCGACGTCGATGAGATCATCCGCGTCGCCCGCGAGTGCGGGGCGGATGCCATCTACCCCGGCTACGGATTCCTGTCGGAGAACCCCGAGCTGGCCGAGAAGGCTGCCGCGCACGGCATCACCTTCATCGGCCCGCCGGCCGACGTGCTCTCGATGGCCGGCAACAAGGTGACGGCGAAGGAGCACGCCGTCGCCGCCGAAGTGCCGGTGCTGCGCTCGACGCCGGCCTCCGACGACGTGGACGCGCTCGTCGCCCAGGCGGACGAGATCGGGTTCCCGCTGTTCGCGAAGGCCGTGGCCGGCGGCGGCGGGCGCGGCATGCGCCGCGTGGAGTCCCTCGGCGAACTCGCTCCGGCCCTGGCCGAGGCGATGCGCGAGGCGCAGAGCGCGTTCGGCGACCCGCGGATGTTCCTCGAGCAGGCCGTGCAGCGTCCGCGTCACGTCGAGGTGCAGATCTTGGCGGATGCCACGGGCGAGACGGTCCATCTCTTCGAGCGGGACTGCTCGGTGCAGCGCCGTCACCAGAAGGTGATCGAGATCGCGCCGGCCCCGAACCTCGACGACACCGTGCGCGCAGACCTGCACCGGTACGCCGTCGCGTTCGCGCGCTCGATCGGCTACCAGAACGCCGGCACCGTGGAGTTCCTGCTCGAGACGGCGGGACCCCGGGCGGGCGAGGTCGTCTTCATCGAGATGAACCCGCGCATCCAGGTCGAGCACACCGTGACCGAGGAGGTCACGGACGTGGATCTCGTCCAGTCGCAGATGCGCATCGCCGCGGGGCAGACGCTCGCCGACCTCCAGCTCACGCAGGACCAGATCCGCCTCCGTGGTGCCGCGCTGCAGTGCCGCATCACGACGGAGGACCCGACGCAGGGCTTCCGTCCCGACACGGGCAAGATCACGACCTACCGCTCGCCGGGCGGCGCCGGTGTGCGCCTGGACGGCGGCACCACCGCGGCGGGGTCGCAGATCAGCCCCCACTTCGACTCCATGCTGTCCAAGCTCACGTGCCGCGGACGCGACTTCCCGGCCGCGGTCGCCCGCGCCCGTCGCGCGCTCGCGGAGTTCCGCATCCGCGGCGTCTCGACGAACATCCCGTTCCTGCAGGCGGTGCTGGACGACCCCGCATTCGTCGCTGGCGACCTGAGCACGTCCTTCATCGACGAGCGCCCCGAGCTGCTCCGCGGCCGCGAATCGAAGGACCGCGGCACGAAGGTGCTGTCGTGGCTCGTCGACACCACGGTCAACCGTCCCAACGGCGACAACCCGCTCTCCGTCGAGCCGGGCAGCAAGCTCCCCGTCATCGATCTCGCCGCCCCGGCTCCCGCCGGCTCGCGTCAGCGCCTCCAGGAGCTGGGTCCCGCGGGCTTCGCGCGGGCGCTGCGCGAGCAGACCGCCCTCGCCGTCACCGAGACGACGTTCCGCGACGCGCACCAGTCGCTCCTCGCGACGCGCGTGCGCACGCGCGACCTCGCGCGGGTCGCCCCCTACGTGGCCCGGCTCACCCCGCAGCTGCTGTCCGTGGAGGCGTGGGGTGGGGCGACCTACGACGTCGCCCTCCGTTTCCTCGGCGAAGACCCGTGGGAACGTCTCGACGTGCTCCGTCAGGCTCTGCCGAACGTGGCCATCCAGATGCTCCTGCGCGGACGCAACACCGTCGGCTACACCCCGTACCCGACGGAGGTGACGGACGCGTTCGTCGCCGAGGCCGCGGCATCCGGGATCGACATCTTCCGGATCTTCGACGCGCTCAACGACGTCTCGCAGATGCGTCCCGCAATCGACGCGGTCCTGGCCACCGGCACCGCCGTCACCGAGGTCGCCGTCTGCTACACCGGCGACCTGCTCGACCCGGGCGAAGACCTCTACACGCTCGACTACTACCTGCGCCTGGCCGAGCAGATCGTCGAGGCGGGTGCGCACATCCTCGCGGTCAAGGACATGGCGGGTCTCCTGCGTCCTGCGGCGGCGGCCCGCCTGGTGACGGCTCTGCGCGAGCGGTTCGACGTGCCCGTGCACGTCCACACGCACGACACCGCCGGCGGTCAGCTCGCGACCCTGCTGGCCGCCTCGGCGGCGGGGGCGGATGCCGTGGACGCCGCGGCCGCGCCCATGTCGGGCACCACGAGTCAGCCGTCCCTGTCGGCTCTCGTCGCCGCTCTCGCGCACACCGAGCGCGACACCGGTCTCGATCTCGCCGCGGTGTCCGACCTCGAGCCGTACTGGGAGGCGGTGCGCCACCTGTACCGCCCGTTCGAATCGGGTCTGCCCGGCCCCACCGGTCGCGTGTACCACCACGAGATCCCGGGCGGGCAGCTCTCGAACCTTCGGCAGCAGGCCATCGCGCTCGGTCTCGCCGACGACTTCGAGCTCATCGAGGACATGTACGCGGCGGCGAACCGCATCCTCGGTCGCGTCCCGAAGGTCACCCCCTCGTCCAAGGTCGTGGGCGACCTCGCGCTTCACCTGGCCGCGGTGAAGGCCGACCCGGACGACTTCGAGCGCAACCCGGAGAAGTACGACGTCCCCGATTCGGTGGTGTCGTTCATGGCGGGCGAGCTGGGCGACCTTCCCGGCGGCTGGCCCGAGCCATTCCGCTCGAAGGTGCTCGCCGGTCGCGACGTGAAGCCCGGTGTCACACCGCTCACGCCCGAGGACACCGCGGCCCTCGCCGGCGACGCGGCGACGCGACGCGCCCGCCTGAACGCGCTGCTGTTCCCCGCTCCGACCCGCACGTTCCTCGAGACGCGGGCGGCGTACGGCGACCTCAGCGTGCTCGACACGGCCGACTACCTCTACGGCCTCCGTGCCGGCGAGGAGCACACGGTCGAGATCGAGCGCGGCGTGCAGTTGTTCGTCGGTCTCGAAGCCATCGGCGACGCGGACGACAAGGGCATGCGCACCGTCATGACCACCCTGAACGGCCAGCTGCGGCCGGTGTTCGTGCGGGACCGCTCGATCGACGTGCAGGCGCGCCAGGCCGAGAAGGCCGACACGTCCAAGCCCGGCCAGGTGGCCGCCCCGTTCTCCGGTGTGGTCACCCTGAAGGCCGCCGCGGGCGACCGTGTCGCCGCCGGGCAGGCGGTCGCCTCGATCGAGGCCATGAAGATGGAGGCGGCGATCACGAGCCCGGTCGACGGCGTCGTCGAGCGACTCACGGTCGCGCCCACGCAGCAGGTGGAAGCGGGCGACCTTTTGCTCGTCGTCCGTCCCTCGCAGTAG
- a CDS encoding AAA family ATPase, producing MTPDRTDETPDDGAEHGVLDDSGNLDTTSISILGEHIAQVNVDLPVSDDDDVDDDVVEDEMPVIDPESRAFEVVGIVHVPDADELPLLTHVPDPEVAAPADDSELGEPPTGDIVLEPHEGPADDAEVHEAEIVHDDDVAAEDEASVEPLPVRAEADAEAEDASGVTPAEEDAVEVLSADGVDDDLDAAEEEPIAAEPEPAVADADDAPEVAAVDEPHDLAEADDAGEAIESPTARETDAGREQQAETRDDEPGASVVAEPATEPEPAAEPVALHEPESAVEHESALASEPVTAEPEPEPVAVDSEAASPAATDEGVASAPSTGPVPRTRAELAATGVIGTVPLTRREVHQADEAARVGRVHATERVRTPGADVTLASKRLGEIDDTRESPDLLTADRLLDPRQIARPEPEGLWQQLVYSVSRHRINLGDGRRARARKDLDRRIGAPLAGEARFVPVLSRKGGVGKTTVTSLLGMALADARDDRVIAVDANPDRGTLADRVGRANGRTVRDLVRAHDEVEGYSDVSSIVARDSTRLDVLASDSDPRVSEAFSDEDYRRVADVAAHYYSIVLTDTGTGIVHSVMEATLELADSLVVVAGLSVDEARLASETLTWLETNGYAERVRGAVVVLNNARPGVPLVRESELEAHFRSRVRAVIRMPYDSHVAAGSAIAFRDLQPATRQAARELAAAVVEGLRTPAAVA from the coding sequence GTGACCCCCGACCGCACCGACGAGACCCCCGACGACGGCGCCGAACACGGTGTCCTCGACGACAGCGGAAACCTCGACACCACCAGCATCAGCATCCTCGGCGAGCACATCGCACAGGTCAACGTCGACCTCCCGGTGTCCGACGACGACGACGTCGACGACGACGTCGTCGAGGACGAGATGCCGGTCATCGACCCCGAGTCCCGCGCCTTCGAGGTCGTCGGCATCGTGCATGTGCCCGACGCCGACGAGCTCCCGCTTCTCACGCACGTTCCCGACCCCGAGGTCGCCGCCCCCGCAGATGACTCGGAGCTCGGGGAACCGCCGACCGGCGACATCGTCCTCGAGCCGCACGAGGGCCCCGCGGACGACGCCGAGGTCCACGAGGCCGAGATCGTCCACGATGACGACGTCGCAGCCGAGGACGAAGCCTCGGTCGAGCCTCTCCCCGTGCGCGCGGAGGCGGATGCCGAGGCCGAGGACGCCTCGGGCGTCACGCCGGCGGAGGAGGATGCCGTCGAGGTGCTCTCCGCGGACGGAGTCGACGACGACCTCGACGCCGCCGAAGAGGAGCCGATCGCCGCCGAGCCGGAGCCCGCCGTCGCGGACGCGGACGACGCCCCGGAGGTCGCCGCCGTCGACGAACCCCATGACCTCGCGGAGGCCGACGACGCCGGAGAGGCGATCGAATCGCCGACCGCGCGCGAGACGGACGCGGGGCGCGAGCAGCAGGCCGAGACCCGTGACGACGAGCCCGGCGCCTCCGTCGTCGCGGAGCCCGCGACCGAGCCGGAGCCGGCCGCCGAGCCCGTCGCGCTGCACGAGCCGGAGTCGGCGGTGGAGCACGAGAGCGCCCTCGCCTCGGAGCCGGTCACCGCGGAGCCCGAGCCCGAGCCCGTCGCCGTCGATTCGGAGGCCGCTTCCCCGGCCGCCACCGACGAGGGAGTCGCCTCCGCGCCGTCCACCGGGCCCGTGCCCCGTACCCGCGCCGAACTGGCCGCCACGGGAGTGATCGGCACCGTTCCCCTCACGCGTCGAGAGGTGCACCAGGCCGACGAGGCCGCGCGCGTCGGCCGCGTCCACGCCACCGAGCGAGTGCGCACGCCGGGTGCCGACGTCACGCTGGCCTCCAAGCGCCTCGGCGAGATCGACGACACGCGCGAGAGCCCCGACCTCCTCACTGCCGACCGTCTCCTCGACCCGCGCCAGATCGCCCGGCCCGAGCCCGAGGGGCTGTGGCAGCAGCTGGTGTACTCGGTGTCGCGCCACCGCATCAACCTCGGTGACGGCCGTCGCGCCCGTGCCCGCAAGGACCTCGACCGTCGGATCGGCGCGCCGCTGGCGGGCGAGGCCCGTTTCGTCCCGGTCCTGTCGCGCAAGGGCGGCGTGGGGAAGACCACGGTCACCTCGCTCCTGGGCATGGCCCTCGCCGACGCGCGCGACGACCGTGTGATCGCCGTGGACGCCAACCCCGACCGCGGTACCCTCGCCGACCGTGTCGGCCGCGCCAACGGCCGTACCGTACGTGATCTCGTGCGCGCCCACGACGAGGTCGAGGGCTACAGCGACGTGTCGTCGATCGTCGCCCGCGACTCGACGCGTCTGGACGTCCTGGCATCCGATTCCGATCCCCGCGTCTCCGAGGCGTTCAGCGACGAGGACTACCGCCGGGTCGCCGACGTCGCCGCTCACTACTACTCGATCGTGCTCACGGACACCGGCACGGGAATCGTCCACTCCGTCATGGAGGCGACGCTCGAACTCGCCGACTCGCTGGTCGTGGTGGCAGGGTTGTCCGTCGACGAGGCCCGCCTCGCCTCCGAGACGCTCACCTGGCTGGAGACCAACGGGTACGCCGAGCGCGTGCGCGGCGCCGTCGTCGTGCTCAACAACGCCCGACCGGGCGTCCCGCTCGTGCGCGAGAGCGAGCTCGAGGCGCACTTCCGCAGCCGCGTGCGCGCCGTCATCCGGATGCCGTACGACAGCCATGTCGCCGCCGGGAGCGCGATCGCCTTCCGCGATCTGCAGCCGGCGACGCGGCAGGCCGCGCGCGAACTCGCCGCTGCCGTGGTGGAGGGACTCCGGACCCCGGCGGCCGTGGCATGA
- a CDS encoding peptide deformylase yields the protein MTVRPIRLFGDPVLRAPSAPIETIDDGIRALVRDLVDTVEPPGRAGVAAPQIGVGLRAFSYNIDGDIGYVLNPVLVETRGEPELVGEGCLSVPGIWHEALRYPWAKVVGIDLDGDEVVLEGEGLLAQALQHETDHLDGKLYLSRLPAESRREAMRQIRESDWF from the coding sequence ATGACCGTCCGTCCCATCCGTCTCTTCGGCGACCCCGTCCTGCGCGCGCCCAGTGCGCCGATCGAGACGATCGACGACGGCATCCGGGCCCTCGTCCGCGACCTGGTCGACACGGTCGAGCCTCCGGGGCGCGCCGGTGTCGCCGCCCCGCAGATCGGTGTCGGCCTCCGGGCGTTCAGCTACAACATCGACGGCGACATCGGCTACGTGCTGAACCCCGTCCTCGTCGAGACGCGCGGCGAGCCGGAGCTGGTGGGGGAGGGATGCCTCTCCGTCCCCGGCATCTGGCACGAAGCCCTGCGCTACCCGTGGGCGAAGGTCGTCGGCATCGACCTCGACGGTGACGAGGTCGTGCTCGAGGGCGAGGGTCTCCTCGCTCAAGCGTTGCAGCACGAAACCGACCACCTGGACGGCAAGCTCTACCTTTCGCGCCTGCCGGCCGAGAGCCGGCGGGAAGCGATGCGGCAGATCCGCGAGAGCGACTGGTTCTGA